GAGGTGCGCGTGCGCGCGTTCGCTGAATTCCGACTGTTAGTCCAGCTCCGTGTTTTGGGGCTTCCTGTGCCTAAGCCGGTGGCTGTTATGTACCAGCGCAGGGGGTTGTTTTACTCCTCGACCATTATCATCGAGCGCTTGCAAGGCGTTCGCCCATTAGGGGACGTTGCTCTGTCACTGGACGAAGCCCGTTGGCGCGAAATCGGCCAGGTGATTCGTCAATTCCATGATGCCGGTGTGTATCATGCGGATTTGAACTGTTTCAATATCCTGGTCGGAGAGACTGCAATTCACCTGATAGATTTCGATAAAGGTGAGTTGCGTTCCCTAACCCCTTATCAGGCTTTCTGGAAAGGCAATACGGTAGATCGGTTGAAGCGTTCCCTGAATAAGGCTTATGGCGAAGAGCTGGAGCGTGAATGGCAGTTTTTCCTTGAGGGGTACAACGCCTCCACTAACGTTTGACGAGAGAGTTTAACAGATCTTCCATAGCCTGTTTTTGGTTCACCATTGAATACATTTGGCCAAGACTTGCCGCCGCCTGACTAGCTCGCTTTCCTACGTCAGGGTCTGTCAGCATGTTCTGCGCGGCTTTCCCCCACTCCTCCAGGTTGTAGCCACTGATTACCTCTGGCACCGAGTGATCCTGCATCAACTCAGCGACGCCGACGTTGTCACTTGCGATCGTAGGCACTCCACAGGACAACCCCTCCAGGACAACACGGCCGTATTCTTCCAGTAAGGCGGGGAATATGTGCAAATCCAGGGCATGAAACAATTCGTGAACGTTTGGTACCGGGTCAAGAAATCGAATCCGGGACTGCAAGTCGTGTGCAGATATTTGTTCGGCAAAACGAGTACTGTCTGATTTTCCCACGACAAGGAATTCAATCGGCAAAGATGTGTTTGCTGCAAGAAATCCGGCGACCTCCAGAAAGAAACGAACGTTTCGTTTGGTAAAGTCTCCGGAGGTGATCAGCCCAACAACCGTGGAGGTTTCCGGGATCTGCAACTCTCGGCGAGCTATTCTCCGTAACTCCTCTTTGCCCGATGTACTGAACAGACTGGTATCAACGCCCTGGTAGAAAACACGTAGCTTCTCTTTGGGTACTGAATATCGGCGATGGAAATCATCGGCCATAAGTTTGGAGTTGGCGATGAGTACCCGGTAATCTCCATCGGAGATAACGGAGTCGTGGAAGGCTGCTACATCAAGCTCCGGAGTGCCGCATTTTTCTTCATGCAACCTGACACAGTTGTGCATCACCAGGATGTCATTGCTGTGGCTGTCACCATGACTGAAAAAGAGGTCGTAGGGGTTTGCTCTCAGCCAGTGTTGTACACGCTTATCAAACCAGGTTCGGCGATAGGCCCCTTTGATTGGCCATCGCATGATGCGAACGAAATCCGCTCCACATTCATCCAGGATTTTTCGGTTATAGCGTTCTGCGATGACCGTAATGTCATAGCCCAACGCCTTGAGGTACTGGCAGTGTTCAATAACATTCCGAACAGCACCCGTGTACCTCTGAATTTGTCTGATAGCGATGACGGCTTTCAATTTAGACTCTTCCTATGAGTGTTATAGATGAACCACGCAGCAATAGCATAATACAAACCATAGTTCTGAATAACTCTCCTCTGATCAAACAGGGTGATTGTAAGCCCAAAGAAGATGAAGGATAGAAAAATCACAGCCAGCGTAACACGCAGAATATGGTGGTTCAGATGGCTGCCAGGGCGAGGTGTGGCCAGGTAGAACAAGGGAAGGGTCAGCATCAAGAGTAGAAGAAACAGACCTATCAGGCCGTGAGATGCAAGCTGATACAGGTATTGATTGTGAGGCTCGGAAGAAAAATCGGACATGAGTGGTTTTAGATGCCCTTCTGAAATCCGGGTAAGGATTTCGGTTCGGTATCCAGAGAAACCAGAACCAATAACAGGTGCCTCGGTAATCACATTCAATGCTGCATCCCACATGAGCAAGCGCATTCCCATGGAGGTGTACAACTGACCTTCTGAAAATTTATCCAGCTCACTCAGGGTTAGCTCATATCGTTCGGAGATAGGGTCAACATACTTGACTGAGACGATGGCAGCAGACGCGACGAGCGCGAGCGTAATGACGAAGTAGCGAATTTGGTTTCGAGTAACGCTGAACCAGAATCCAACAGCGAGGAGTGCCAGAAATAGTGCAACGAGGCCTCCCCGGGATCCGGACTCCATAAAGGCTATCAGTGCGCCAACACTTCCCGTCGCGGCTATCACATACCAGTGACGTTTGCTCTGGGTGAGTAATCCTCCAACGCAGAGTACCAAGGTAATTAGGGCGATATTGCCAAAATGGATGGCATGAACCAGTCCATCTAACCTGCCCTCGCCATCGTGCACAATCCAATACCCCAGAAACACCAGACCGCTCAGGGAAAAACTCAGTAACAGGTCTTTTGCCCGGAACCGCGCATGAAACAGGAGTGCGATGACAGGAATGCTGATCAAGAGCAGGGCATGTCGCTCGACACGGGATTTCGCGAAATCGCTGGGATCAACGAGCCAGTAAATAATGATTGACCACACAAAGAAGAGAAAAGGCGTGGCAACGAATAGCAGGGCTTTTGGTTCAAAGCAGAGTCTCTCTCTCACATTGGCGCTGATCGCAAATGAGACGATTCCCACGAGACCCAAAAGATACCAAAGGGCACTGCCGTACCCATCAACGATGACGCTGAGTGCAGGGAAAGTGCCAATGACGATAAGTAGTAAATATTTGAGGGTGGATGCCAGGCCACTTTGAACTGGGGTCATTTGATGCTGCCTGACTCACTGATGCGTCTGATTCTGTGGAGTTTGAAGAGGGTCTCCAGCTTGACAGGATGCACATGGACCAAGCGTTTCAGAAACAGGTTTGCCTTCACTGAAGCTGGTGCTTTAGGGAAGTCCGGGTCACAGTAACGGCGATAAATCTCTTGCCATTCCCAGTGTTGCCACTGGGCGCATTGCCCTTTGGTACGTGAGATTCGGGCGGTTCCGAGAAACTTCTGGCAAAGCCCCAAACCGAGCTCTGGAGGGGAGGCAATTATCAGATTGTTGGCGAAACACAGATCAGACTGGTTCATCTTGAGGGGCGATCTGTCAAGTAAGCCGTTGATATTTAATGATGAATCAAATTTCCTCAGGGCTTTTATCCAGAACATCTGGGTGCAATCGGGCGGATAATCTGTAAATAGAGTGTCCTCGCTATCACGAATCGGGTCCTGGGCGTCGTCAAAAAGGGCAAGATCCCAAAGGGTTCTCAGATCTTCGGTTAAGCCAAAATAGAAAAAGTCAGAGAGATGGAAGGGTACCCTGAATCCTTTAGCGTACTGTCTGGTGAATACGTTTGAGACGACAACTCTCTCTTTCAGAAAGCAATGCGTTGAGGTTCTTTTGGGGTATTCACGTTGCAGAGCTACGAAGTTGTTTCCCGTCAGATAGTTGTCACTACGTAATTTGACCGCGTATTTCGTGGTGACCTCTCTCAAGCCCTCACGTGTTGATACTATCTGCCTGTTATTGTTGAAGCGATGTGGCGCACCGTCCCTTCCAAAAAACCTGACGTTAGGCCCTGGGTCTTCGGAGATGATGAGCCGATCGTAATCGAGCCCAGCGAGTTCCTGGCCGGGCCATGTGGAGAGGATCAGCGTGCTACCAGGAAGATGTTGCCGAACTGACTCCAGGCATTTCTGGGTAATGCCTGGTTCTTGTTCACGGTCCTGAAAGCTCTGCACGGGGCCTTGGACAACCACGCTAATGTCAGAAAAGTCGCTCATTCTCATGCTCGTATCAGGTTTCAGATGCCAATATCAAAGCCAATAGACTCTTCAAGCATTTCTTTGAGGTCGTCGCTGTTGCGTTTGATATTTATTGCGTCACAGCTCTTGAAAGGGTTTGTTCGGGCGTAATCATTGATTACGATTCTTCGGCCATGCACCAGGCCAAAAATAATATCGTCGTAAGGAATATTTAGGCGCTCAAGTTGTTTGATGGTCGCTTCCCGAAAGCTTTCCTTCCGCGATGTAGTAATAATTATCTGGACCTTTCCAGATTTGTGAAGTTTGTTCAGGACCTGAATGTTCTTTGTTATGCCATTGGTTTCGCCCCAGTATGGTGAGTTGTACTGGGCCGAGTTCTCTACCAGAGTTCCATCAAGGTCTACGAAAAGCGTAGAGTATTGAGCCTTATATTGATTCCATTCGCGAATCGTTCCCCAGTCACAATAATCTTCACTATGCAGGGCGTTGAACGTATGGCCGTCCAGGAGCATCTGATAAATAATGTTAGAGATGTAAAGGTCGTGTGAGTCGCTGCTTAGCTTTTCATAAATGCTCATAAAGGTTTGGGCTGACTCAAAAACGTAGCCTCCCACACAGAATGTTGAGCTCACGATCTTTTTCTCAACAATATTTTGGACAAAACCATACTCGTCAATGTCTATATAGCTTTTGTTTCGTGCATTAACGGTTTCTAGCTCGTGGAGATCCAGGCAACAGACGTGGTTTCCCTCCTTAACGGGAGCAGAAAACTGGTTGTCAGAGTCTTTAATGAATATTGGACCGGTGATGCCCGCAGCCTTGAGCCCTTGATAAACCGTCTCGGGCTGGTTCCGTGTGCGTTCTTTCAGCATGATAAAACGAAGCTTGTCTCTGTAGCCAATTTCATCAAACTGGGTTTCAATCGCGACTCTCACGGAATGTTTATCTTCATGTTCCTGTAAGCAGATCAGGTTGATACTTTCAAATTTATCCAGGTCCAGTTTTTTGATCGCTTCAACAATCATCATGTGGCCCCTGGGGTGCGTAAGTAGCCATTTGGGTTTCATGTCTGGGAACCGTGATGAGCTGCCAGCAACTGGTAGAATTAGGTGCATTTAGTCCTCCAGAGTCTTCAGGGATGTTTGAATGAAGTTTAAAGTGGTTGTGTCGTTAGCGTACGGCAAAATTCTTAGAACGTTGACAGATTGGAGTAGGTTGTACTCTTTTCCGGAGATTCCGAGAGCTGAAAGCTTACGTTTTGCAAATATATCCAACTGCCGGAGGCCTTGGCAGACTCGAAGATGAGAGAATGGTTTTTTGGATTTGGTGAGAGACCAGCGAAGGTGTGTATCCTGCCGGAGCTTGACTAGGTCCATGATTGGGGAGTCGATGTAGCTGTCCAGGAAATCGAATAGGCCGATGCAATTACCATTGGCAGAAAAAACGATGTTGGACAGGGTAAAATCGCCGTGACACCAACCATGAGGAATATTAATTTCTTTTTTTGTTAATCGGTCTCGCAATTTATTCCCGAAGAGTTGGTCGATCTCTTGTTTTTGAGGCTCCCCTGAAATGTTGCGAGATATTTCATCCAGCTTTACCAAAGCCGATGTATTAACTGTTTGGTAGTCGGTTCGCAGGTTGTGATCGATGAAGCCTTCGATTGCTTTGATACTTTGCATTAACGCAGGCACGGAACAAACGCCAAGGAAGTCGATGAAGTTCAGGTAGGGTAGAAATTCCATTCGTGCGGAATAGAAGGCGGGATTGTCCGCTTCATCATAGAGTTCTGGGACTATTATGGCAGGGTTCTTAAGTGCATGTCGGAAGTTGTCTTGTTTGCGAATTTGTGCCTGGAGACGCGGAATATACGACGGGAGTGCGCATTCCTTTTCAACCATGATTCGCTGGTCATGAGTAAGCAGCCTTACGGTGCATCCCGAATTGCCAGAAATCTCAATTGAAGGCTGATGTGGCATTCCCGTTCCTTACCTTTCTATTTTGTCTTGTGTAATCACACTAGACCGATGATCTATCGTGGATAATCTGGCCAATATGCGTTAGCAGGGATAGTGACGCCTCGTTGTTCGGCAACGTCACAAGGAGGCTGCCGGTCAACACCCTTACCTTTGTGCCGATACTGGCTCGTTCCGCTGCTGCAACGTCACTTGGTTTATCCCCGACCATAATGCACTCCGACGGATCCAAATCAAAGTCCTCAATCCCCCTCAATATCATCCCCGGCTTCGGCTTCCTGCAATCGCAGTCCCGTTCATCTTCGGGCCCAAAGTCCGGATGGTGGGGGCAATGATAAACTCTGGAGATGGTCACGCCCTGTTCCTTGAATCGTTCTACCATCCAGTCTGTCAGTTCCTGGAATTGAGCTTCTGAGTACATGCCGCGGGCAATGCCGGACTGGTTAGTGACGACAATCAGCAGATAACCCTGTTCCTGAAAGTGCCGGCAGGCCTCGAAGATACCATCTACAAACTCGAAATCTTCTTTGCGATACACATAGCCGTGATCCACGTTGATCACGCCA
The window above is part of the Marinobacter sp. THAF197a genome. Proteins encoded here:
- a CDS encoding 3-deoxy-D-manno-octulosonic acid kinase, which gives rise to MVGSDTEVHIKRDGINALVVPEWAEQFDPGWFDPDYWGERAVPVSSGGRGSAWFVARSPEHWVLRHYRRGGLIGKLIRDLYLYAGEVRVRAFAEFRLLVQLRVLGLPVPKPVAVMYQRRGLFYSSTIIIERLQGVRPLGDVALSLDEARWREIGQVIRQFHDAGVYHADLNCFNILVGETAIHLIDFDKGELRSLTPYQAFWKGNTVDRLKRSLNKAYGEELEREWQFFLEGYNASTNV
- a CDS encoding glycosyltransferase family 4 protein, producing the protein MKAVIAIRQIQRYTGAVRNVIEHCQYLKALGYDITVIAERYNRKILDECGADFVRIMRWPIKGAYRRTWFDKRVQHWLRANPYDLFFSHGDSHSNDILVMHNCVRLHEEKCGTPELDVAAFHDSVISDGDYRVLIANSKLMADDFHRRYSVPKEKLRVFYQGVDTSLFSTSGKEELRRIARRELQIPETSTVVGLITSGDFTKRNVRFFLEVAGFLAANTSLPIEFLVVGKSDSTRFAEQISAHDLQSRIRFLDPVPNVHELFHALDLHIFPALLEEYGRVVLEGLSCGVPTIASDNVGVAELMQDHSVPEVISGYNLEEWGKAAQNMLTDPDVGKRASQAAASLGQMYSMVNQKQAMEDLLNSLVKR
- a CDS encoding O-antigen ligase family protein — encoded protein: MTPVQSGLASTLKYLLLIVIGTFPALSVIVDGYGSALWYLLGLVGIVSFAISANVRERLCFEPKALLFVATPFLFFVWSIIIYWLVDPSDFAKSRVERHALLLISIPVIALLFHARFRAKDLLLSFSLSGLVFLGYWIVHDGEGRLDGLVHAIHFGNIALITLVLCVGGLLTQSKRHWYVIAATGSVGALIAFMESGSRGGLVALFLALLAVGFWFSVTRNQIRYFVITLALVASAAIVSVKYVDPISERYELTLSELDKFSEGQLYTSMGMRLLMWDAALNVITEAPVIGSGFSGYRTEILTRISEGHLKPLMSDFSSEPHNQYLYQLASHGLIGLFLLLLMLTLPLFYLATPRPGSHLNHHILRVTLAVIFLSFIFFGLTITLFDQRRVIQNYGLYYAIAAWFIYNTHRKSLN
- a CDS encoding WavE lipopolysaccharide synthesis family protein, whose protein sequence is MSDFSDISVVVQGPVQSFQDREQEPGITQKCLESVRQHLPGSTLILSTWPGQELAGLDYDRLIISEDPGPNVRFFGRDGAPHRFNNNRQIVSTREGLREVTTKYAVKLRSDNYLTGNNFVALQREYPKRTSTHCFLKERVVVSNVFTRQYAKGFRVPFHLSDFFYFGLTEDLRTLWDLALFDDAQDPIRDSEDTLFTDYPPDCTQMFWIKALRKFDSSLNINGLLDRSPLKMNQSDLCFANNLIIASPPELGLGLCQKFLGTARISRTKGQCAQWQHWEWQEIYRRYCDPDFPKAPASVKANLFLKRLVHVHPVKLETLFKLHRIRRISESGSIK
- a CDS encoding aminoglycoside phosphotransferase family protein — protein: MPHQPSIEISGNSGCTVRLLTHDQRIMVEKECALPSYIPRLQAQIRKQDNFRHALKNPAIIVPELYDEADNPAFYSARMEFLPYLNFIDFLGVCSVPALMQSIKAIEGFIDHNLRTDYQTVNTSALVKLDEISRNISGEPQKQEIDQLFGNKLRDRLTKKEINIPHGWCHGDFTLSNIVFSANGNCIGLFDFLDSYIDSPIMDLVKLRQDTHLRWSLTKSKKPFSHLRVCQGLRQLDIFAKRKLSALGISGKEYNLLQSVNVLRILPYANDTTTLNFIQTSLKTLED
- the gmhB gene encoding D-glycero-beta-D-manno-heptose 1,7-bisphosphate 7-phosphatase — its product is MTNKAVFLDRDGVINVDHGYVYRKEDFEFVDGIFEACRHFQEQGYLLIVVTNQSGIARGMYSEAQFQELTDWMVERFKEQGVTISRVYHCPHHPDFGPEDERDCDCRKPKPGMILRGIEDFDLDPSECIMVGDKPSDVAAAERASIGTKVRVLTGSLLVTLPNNEASLSLLTHIGQIIHDRSSV